One genomic segment of Hevea brasiliensis isolate MT/VB/25A 57/8 chromosome 3, ASM3005281v1, whole genome shotgun sequence includes these proteins:
- the LOC131178668 gene encoding pentatricopeptide repeat-containing protein At1g80270, mitochondrial-like isoform X2 has product MVRQSMSSQAGAESSESEDDLEDGFSELETPASDNAIEERNAVGGNEDELVSEPELSDDNDDVGEHSQNAMELLDTEADSDEKASMKKKVASELFRAIISAPGLSINGVLDKWVEEGKDLDRAEILLVMLDLRKRRMYGRALQLSEWLEANNRLDFIERDYASRVDLIAKVRGLHKAENYIEKIPKSFRGEVIYRTLLANCVAANNVKKAEEVFNKIKDLQFPVTTFACNQLLLLYKRVDKKKIADVLLLMEKENVKPSLFTYKILIDIKGQSNDLTGMDQIVETMKAEGIEPDINTQAIIAKHYSSGGLKEKAEATLKEMEGGNLKEHRWACRALLPLYASLGKADEVGRVWKVCESNPRLDECMAAIEAWGRLKKIDEAEAVFNRMHTTWKKLSSRHYAALLKVYANHKMLAKGKDLVKRMADSGCRIGPLTWDALIKLYVEAGEVEKADSVLQKAAQQSQLKPMFSSYLAIMDQYAKRGDIHNAEKIFHRMRQAGYVARLRQFQTLIQTYINAKAPAYGMRDRMKADNIFPTKALAAQLAQVDAFRKTAVSDLLD; this is encoded by the exons ATGGTGAGGCAAAGCATGTCTTCACAAGCTGGTGCAGAAAGCAGCGAATCAGAAGATGACTTAGAGGATGGGTTTTCTGAACTTGAAACACCAGCTAGTGATAACGCAATTGAAGAACGCAATGCAGTAGGTGGGAATGAAGATGAGTTAGTTTCTGAACCTGAGCTTTCTGATGATAATGATGATGTTGGAGAACACTCTCAAAATGCAATGGAATTATTAGATACTGAAGCAGATTCAGATGAGAAAGCATCAATGAAGAAAAAAGTTGCCTCAGAACTGTTTCGAGCCATCATTTCTGCTCCAGGTTTGTCTATCAATGGCGTTCTTGATAAGTGGGTTGAAGAAGGAAAGGATTTGGATCGGGCAGAGATCTTACTGGTCATGCTTGATCTTCGTAAACGTCGAATGTATGGGAGGGCCCTGCAG CTATCAGAGTGGTTGGAGGCCAATAACCGACTGGACTTTATTGAGAGAGATTATGCTTCTCGGGTTGATTTGATTGCAAAAGTGCGTGGTCTCCACAAGGCAGAGAACTATATTGAGAAAATCCCAAAATCATTCAGAGGGGAAGTAATCTACCGAACTTTGTTGGCCAATTGTGTTGCTGCTAACAATGTGAAGAAAGCAGAGGAAGTATTCAACAAAATAAAGGACCTTCAATTTCCAGTCACAACATTTGCATGTAACCAGCTGCTTCTCCTCTACAAAAGGGTTGACAAGAAGAAGATAGCTGATGTTTTGTTATTGATGGAGAAAGAAAATGTCAAGCCTTCACTTTTCACTTACAAAATCTTAATAGATATCAAAGGCCAATCTAATGACTTAACAGGGATGGATCAAATTGTAGAGACCATGAAGGCTGAAGGCATTGAACCTGATATCAACACCCAAGCAATTATTGCCAAGCACTATTCTTCTGGTGGCCTCAAAGAAAAAGCTGAGGCTACTTTGAAAGAGATGGAAGGAGGAAACTTAAAAGAGCATCGTTGGGCCTGTAGGGCTTTGCTACCTCTATATGCTTCACTTGGAAAAGCTGATGAAGTGGGGAGAGTTTGGAAGGTCTGTGAGTCGAATCCCCGGCTAGATGAgtgcatggctgccattgaagctTGGGGAAGGCTAAAGAAAATTGATGAAGCTGAGGCAGTTTTTAATAGGATGCATACGACTTGGAAGAAGCTCTCTTCAAGACACTATGCTGCACTTTTGAAGGTTTATGCAAACCATAAGATGCTAGCCAAAGGAAAAGATCTGGTCAAGCGAATGGCAGATAGTGGGTGCCGCATTGGTCCATTGACTTGGGATGCTCTTATTAAGCTTTATGTTGAAGCAGGGGAAGTGGAAAAGGCCGACTCTGTACTGCAAAAGGCTGCTCAGCAGAGCCAGCTGAAGCCAATGTTTAGTTCTTACTTAGCTATTATGGATCAGTATGCAAAACGGGGTgatatacataatgcagaaaaaatTTTTCACAGGATGAGACAAGCGGGATATGTGGCTCGACTTAGGCAATTCCAGACTCTAATCCAGACTTACATAAATGCCAAGGCCCCAGCTTATGGGATGAGGGACAGGATGAAGGCAGATAATATATTCCCAACCAAGGCCTTGGCTGCCCAGCTGGCGCAGGTTGATGCATTTAGGAAGACGGCAGTGTCGGATTTACTTGACTGA
- the LOC131178668 gene encoding pentatricopeptide repeat-containing protein At1g80270, mitochondrial-like isoform X1, which yields MWSLRRASNSLNFRGLSVVTSRVSCAKSEIFSNNVEGYSTICEYPQTLSGNRCLFYHNEAICSKFYMVRQSMSSQAGAESSESEDDLEDGFSELETPASDNAIEERNAVGGNEDELVSEPELSDDNDDVGEHSQNAMELLDTEADSDEKASMKKKVASELFRAIISAPGLSINGVLDKWVEEGKDLDRAEILLVMLDLRKRRMYGRALQLSEWLEANNRLDFIERDYASRVDLIAKVRGLHKAENYIEKIPKSFRGEVIYRTLLANCVAANNVKKAEEVFNKIKDLQFPVTTFACNQLLLLYKRVDKKKIADVLLLMEKENVKPSLFTYKILIDIKGQSNDLTGMDQIVETMKAEGIEPDINTQAIIAKHYSSGGLKEKAEATLKEMEGGNLKEHRWACRALLPLYASLGKADEVGRVWKVCESNPRLDECMAAIEAWGRLKKIDEAEAVFNRMHTTWKKLSSRHYAALLKVYANHKMLAKGKDLVKRMADSGCRIGPLTWDALIKLYVEAGEVEKADSVLQKAAQQSQLKPMFSSYLAIMDQYAKRGDIHNAEKIFHRMRQAGYVARLRQFQTLIQTYINAKAPAYGMRDRMKADNIFPTKALAAQLAQVDAFRKTAVSDLLD from the exons ATGTGGTCTCTTCGTCGAGCTTCCAATTCTCTCAA CTTCCGGGGATTGAGTGTAGTAACTTCTCGAGTTAGTTGTGCTAAATCAGAAATATTTTCTAATAATGTTGAAGGCTATTCTACAATTTGCGAGTATCCTCAAACGCTATCCGGCAACAGATGCCTATTTTACCACAATGAAGCTATTTGTTCAAAGTTCTATATGGTGAGGCAAAGCATGTCTTCACAAGCTGGTGCAGAAAGCAGCGAATCAGAAGATGACTTAGAGGATGGGTTTTCTGAACTTGAAACACCAGCTAGTGATAACGCAATTGAAGAACGCAATGCAGTAGGTGGGAATGAAGATGAGTTAGTTTCTGAACCTGAGCTTTCTGATGATAATGATGATGTTGGAGAACACTCTCAAAATGCAATGGAATTATTAGATACTGAAGCAGATTCAGATGAGAAAGCATCAATGAAGAAAAAAGTTGCCTCAGAACTGTTTCGAGCCATCATTTCTGCTCCAGGTTTGTCTATCAATGGCGTTCTTGATAAGTGGGTTGAAGAAGGAAAGGATTTGGATCGGGCAGAGATCTTACTGGTCATGCTTGATCTTCGTAAACGTCGAATGTATGGGAGGGCCCTGCAG CTATCAGAGTGGTTGGAGGCCAATAACCGACTGGACTTTATTGAGAGAGATTATGCTTCTCGGGTTGATTTGATTGCAAAAGTGCGTGGTCTCCACAAGGCAGAGAACTATATTGAGAAAATCCCAAAATCATTCAGAGGGGAAGTAATCTACCGAACTTTGTTGGCCAATTGTGTTGCTGCTAACAATGTGAAGAAAGCAGAGGAAGTATTCAACAAAATAAAGGACCTTCAATTTCCAGTCACAACATTTGCATGTAACCAGCTGCTTCTCCTCTACAAAAGGGTTGACAAGAAGAAGATAGCTGATGTTTTGTTATTGATGGAGAAAGAAAATGTCAAGCCTTCACTTTTCACTTACAAAATCTTAATAGATATCAAAGGCCAATCTAATGACTTAACAGGGATGGATCAAATTGTAGAGACCATGAAGGCTGAAGGCATTGAACCTGATATCAACACCCAAGCAATTATTGCCAAGCACTATTCTTCTGGTGGCCTCAAAGAAAAAGCTGAGGCTACTTTGAAAGAGATGGAAGGAGGAAACTTAAAAGAGCATCGTTGGGCCTGTAGGGCTTTGCTACCTCTATATGCTTCACTTGGAAAAGCTGATGAAGTGGGGAGAGTTTGGAAGGTCTGTGAGTCGAATCCCCGGCTAGATGAgtgcatggctgccattgaagctTGGGGAAGGCTAAAGAAAATTGATGAAGCTGAGGCAGTTTTTAATAGGATGCATACGACTTGGAAGAAGCTCTCTTCAAGACACTATGCTGCACTTTTGAAGGTTTATGCAAACCATAAGATGCTAGCCAAAGGAAAAGATCTGGTCAAGCGAATGGCAGATAGTGGGTGCCGCATTGGTCCATTGACTTGGGATGCTCTTATTAAGCTTTATGTTGAAGCAGGGGAAGTGGAAAAGGCCGACTCTGTACTGCAAAAGGCTGCTCAGCAGAGCCAGCTGAAGCCAATGTTTAGTTCTTACTTAGCTATTATGGATCAGTATGCAAAACGGGGTgatatacataatgcagaaaaaatTTTTCACAGGATGAGACAAGCGGGATATGTGGCTCGACTTAGGCAATTCCAGACTCTAATCCAGACTTACATAAATGCCAAGGCCCCAGCTTATGGGATGAGGGACAGGATGAAGGCAGATAATATATTCCCAACCAAGGCCTTGGCTGCCCAGCTGGCGCAGGTTGATGCATTTAGGAAGACGGCAGTGTCGGATTTACTTGACTGA